The bacterium DNA segment GGGCTGGCGGCGCTGGTGGCCAAGTTCGCCACGGGCGAGCGCCTTGCCGGCTACGGCAGCTATGTGCCCTGGGGCTTGTGGGTCGCCCTGTACTTCCATTTCGTGGGCATCGCCGGCGGCGTCTTCGTCGCGGGCATGACCGGCTACTTCCTGGGGCTGCCCCACTTCCGGGAGCATCTGCGGGTCATCATGCTGGTCTCCACCGTGGCGGTGGTCACCGGCCTCTTCTCCATCTGGCTGGATCTGGGGCAACCCTTCCGCGCCTATCGCATGATCTTCGCCCCCAACTTCGGCAGCATGATGGCCTTCAACGCCTGGATGTACTCCTTCTTCCTGGCCGTGGTGGCCGTCTGTTTCCACCTCAGCTACCAGAAGGCCAGCCAGGAGGACGTGAACGACCGCAGCGGCTGGCTGGCCCCGCTGCTGATGGCGGCCCTCCTCCTCTCCATCGCCTACCCCAGCCAGAGCGGCGCCTTCTTCGGCGTGGTGGACGCCAAACCCTTCTGGAGTTCGGCTCTCCTTCCCATCCTGTTCCTGGGATCCGCCGTCACGTCCGGCGCCGCCGTGCTGCTGCTGCTTTTCACCTTCCTGCTGCGGGAGGAGGCCGACATCCGCCAGCAACCCTTGCGCCTGCTGCGCCGCATGACCCTGGGCGGCATGGCCTTCTACTTCCTGGCCGAGTTCGCCGAGTACTCCATCGTCTATTGGTCGCCCATCTCGCACAATCGGGAGGCGGTCGACCTCGTCATCTTCGGCCCCTTCTGGTGGGTCTTCTGGCTGGTCCACCTGGGCGGCGCCCTGGTGGCGGCCTTCCTGATGATGAGGGGACGCAGCCTGCCGGCGGTGGGCACGGGCGCCTTCCTCGTGGCCGTCACCTTCGTCTCGGCCCGCCTCAACATCCTGATCCCCGGCCAGGCCGTGGCTGAGTTGAAGGGCTTGAATGAGGCCTACACCCACGTCCGACTCAGCCACCACTACCAGGCCACCTGGAACGAGTATCTCGTCGCGCTCTTCATCGGCGCCTTCGGCGTGGGGCTGGTGGTCCTTGGTCTCAAGCTGCTCGCCCGCCATTCCATGAAGAAGATCGGAGCCGCCCTATGAAGCAGACACCCCATGACGTGACCCGTCGCGCCTTCCTGGCCAAGGGCGCCCTGCTGGGGTCGGGCCTGGCGGCCGGCATGATGATGGGTGGCCGCGCCCAGGCCCAAGTGGAGCAGGCCATTCTCGCCGGGCGGCGTCCCGATGTCGACTATGGGTTGAACGATCCTGAGAACCAGGTGCGCACCGTGTGCCTGAACTGCAACACGGGATGCGGCATCACGTGCAAGCTGCAGGACGGCGTGGTCACCAAGATCGACGGCAACCCCTTCAACCCCTGGACCCTGCTGCCGCACCTGCCCATGAAAACCCGCCTGGACGACGCCGCCCGGGTGGACGGGGCGCTCTGCCCCAAGGGACAGGCCGGCGTGCAGATCGCCTACGATCCCTATCGCATCCGCCAGGTGTTGAAGCGGGCGGGCCGGCGGGGCGAGAACAAGTGGATCAGCATCCCCTTCGAGCAGGCCATTGCCGAGATCGTGGAAGGGGGCGCGCTCTTCGCCCAGGTGCCCGGCGAGGAGCAGCGCCAAGTTGAGGGATTGCGTTCGATCATGGCCCTGCGGGACGGGGCCGCGGCCAAGGAGATGGCCGCCGACGTCAAGGCCATCTGGGATGAAAAGGACAGGGAACGCAAGGCGGCCTTGGTGAAGGAGTTCCAGGCGAGGCACGCCGCCCGCCTGGATACGCTCATCGACCCCGATCATCCGGACATGGGACCCCGCAACAACCAGTTCGTCATGGCCTGGGGACGCCTCAAGGGAGGCCGCAGCGACGTGATGAAACGCTTCGGCGCAGGCTTTGGCACCACCAACCTGCACGGGCACACCACCGTCTGCCAGGGTTCGCTCTACTTCACCTGCAAGGCGATCAGCGAGCAGTACTTCGCAGGCAAGTTCACCAATGGCAAGAAGTTCTACTGGCAGGGCGACATCGAGAACTCGCGCTACATCCTCTTCGTTGGCGCCAACCTGTTCGAAGCCAATTACGGTCCCACCAACCGCACCGTTCGCCTGACGGAGAACCTGAAGTCAGGCCGCACCAGGATCGCCGTGGCGGATCCGCGCTTTTCCAAGCTGGCCAGCAAGGCGGAGAAGTGGCTGCCCATCAAGCCGGGCGAGGACGCCGCGCTGGCCATGGCCATTATCAGCTGGATGCTGGAGCACGACCGCTACGACAAGGCTTTCCTGGCCAATGCCAACAAGGCGGCAGCCATGGCCGGCGGTGAGAAGAGCTGGACCAACGCCAGCTGGCTGGTGGAGATCAAGGACGGCAAAGCAGGAAAATTCGTGCGGGCCGCGGATCTGGGCCTGGCCTCGGCCAGGAAGCTGGTCGTGCCGGATCCCAAGGACAAGGAGAAGGTCATCGAGTACGAGGAGAAGTCTTTCCTCGTCATGGTGGGCGGCAAAGCCGTGGCCATCGAACCCAATGACACCGAGCGCGCCGTCACGGCCGACCTCTTCGTTGACACCGAGTTGAAGGGCAGGGATGGCGCCACGGTCCAGGTCAAATCCTCGCTGCAGATCCTCAAGGAGTCAGCCTTCGAGCAGTCCTTCGACGAGTGGTGCGCCGTGGCGGGGCTGGAAGCGGCCGACGTGGCGCAGGTGGCCCGCGAGCTGACCAGCCACGGCAAGCAGGCGGTGGTGGACGTCCATCGCGGCGCCGCCCAGCACACCAACGGATTCTACAACGTGCTGGCCTGGATGAGCGTCAACATGCTGCTGGGAAACTTCGACTGGAAGGGCGGCGCCTGTCTTGCCTCCACCTACGGCTATGACGGCGCCAAGGGCGGCCCCTACGATCTGGCCAAGGTACCCGGCAAGCTGACCACCTTCGGCGTCAGCTCCATCCGCCACGACGTGGCCTACGACAAGACCACGCTCTTCGCCGGCTACCCGGCCCGGCGCAACTGGTATCCCCTGGCCAGCGATGTCTACGAGGAGATCATCCCCAGCATCGGGGACGCCTACCCCTACCCGGTCAAGGCCCTTTTCCTCTACATGGGCGCCCCCACCTACGCCCTGCCCGCCGGCCACACCAACATCGCGGTGCTGGCGGACGTGGAGAAGTTGCCGCTCTTCTTCTGCAGCGACATCCTGATCGGCACCACCAGCATGTACGCCGACTACATCTTCCCGGACTTGAGCTTCCTCGAGCGCTGGGAGTTCCAGGGCAGTCATCCCAACATGCCCAACAAGGTGCAGCCTGTCCGCCAGCCGGCCATCGCCCCTGTCCCCGAGACGGTGCGCGTGTACGGCCAGGAGGCGCCCATCTCCTTCGAGACCCTCCTCATGGGCCTGGCCGAGCAGCTGGGACTGAAGGGCTTCGGACCAGGCGCCCTGGGGGAGGGGAGGGATTACCTACGCCCGGAGGATTTCTACCTCAAGGGCGTGGCCAACATCGCCCTGGGCAGCGAACCGGGCAAGGAGGTGCCCGACGCCGATGACCGGGAGCTGGAGATCTTCCTCAAGGCACGGCGGCACCTGCCGCCCACGGTGTTCGACGAGGGGCTGTGGCGCAAGGCGGCGGGGGAGGAGCACTGGCGCAAGGTCGTCTACGTGCTGAACCGGGGCGGCCGCTACGAGTCCCACGAGAAGGGCTATGACGGAGACCATCTGGCCCATCCCTATGGCATGCTGCTCAATCTTTATCAGGAGAAGACGGCATCGCAGAAGTATGCGGGAACGGGCAAGCCCTGCAGCGGCATCGCACGGCATCTGCCGCAGCTGACCTATGACGGGCGGACGCTGGACGAGATGGGCCGGGGCCACGACCTGCACCTGATCACCCATCGCTTCATCTCCCACACCAAGTCGAGGACGGTGGCCGCCTACTGGCTGCACCCGCTCATGGAGGAGAACGGCATCCTCATGAACAGCCGCGACGCCCGTCGCCTGGGGCTGGCCAACGGCGACCAGGTCAAGGTGGTCAGCTCCACCAACGCCAACGGCCAGTGGGACTTCAACAACGGCCGCTCCCGGACGATGAGCGGCCGCTTGCAGGTGACGGAGGCGATCCGCCCCGGCGTGGTCAGCTTCGTGCTTGGCTTCGGGCACTGGGCCACCGGCGCCGAGGACGTGGTGGTCAATGGCGAGGTGGTGAAGGGCGACGCGCGCCGGAGGAGGGGGATCCACGCCAACGCCGCCATGTGGACGGATCCCTCCCTGCGCCACAACACCTGCCTGGTGGATCCCGTGGGCGGCAGCGTGTCCTTCTACGACACCAAGGTGTCCATCCTGAAAGCATGACGACTCCAGTGGCCGGCGGGGCGGGGGTGTCGCGCCGCCGGCGGTTGCAGGTGCGGCGCCTGTCTCATGGGCGCCGCACATCATCCTTCTCATTTTTCAGCCAGGAGACACACATGAGCAAGAGCATCCTGTTGGGA contains these protein-coding regions:
- the nrfD gene encoding NrfD/PsrC family molybdoenzyme membrane anchor subunit — encoded protein: MKKKTLRLLSRLWAAAFLLGLAALVAKFATGERLAGYGSYVPWGLWVALYFHFVGIAGGVFVAGMTGYFLGLPHFREHLRVIMLVSTVAVVTGLFSIWLDLGQPFRAYRMIFAPNFGSMMAFNAWMYSFFLAVVAVCFHLSYQKASQEDVNDRSGWLAPLLMAALLLSIAYPSQSGAFFGVVDAKPFWSSALLPILFLGSAVTSGAAVLLLLFTFLLREEADIRQQPLRLLRRMTLGGMAFYFLAEFAEYSIVYWSPISHNREAVDLVIFGPFWWVFWLVHLGGALVAAFLMMRGRSLPAVGTGAFLVAVTFVSARLNILIPGQAVAELKGLNEAYTHVRLSHHYQATWNEYLVALFIGAFGVGLVVLGLKLLARHSMKKIGAAL
- a CDS encoding molybdopterin-dependent oxidoreductase; translated protein: MKQTPHDVTRRAFLAKGALLGSGLAAGMMMGGRAQAQVEQAILAGRRPDVDYGLNDPENQVRTVCLNCNTGCGITCKLQDGVVTKIDGNPFNPWTLLPHLPMKTRLDDAARVDGALCPKGQAGVQIAYDPYRIRQVLKRAGRRGENKWISIPFEQAIAEIVEGGALFAQVPGEEQRQVEGLRSIMALRDGAAAKEMAADVKAIWDEKDRERKAALVKEFQARHAARLDTLIDPDHPDMGPRNNQFVMAWGRLKGGRSDVMKRFGAGFGTTNLHGHTTVCQGSLYFTCKAISEQYFAGKFTNGKKFYWQGDIENSRYILFVGANLFEANYGPTNRTVRLTENLKSGRTRIAVADPRFSKLASKAEKWLPIKPGEDAALAMAIISWMLEHDRYDKAFLANANKAAAMAGGEKSWTNASWLVEIKDGKAGKFVRAADLGLASARKLVVPDPKDKEKVIEYEEKSFLVMVGGKAVAIEPNDTERAVTADLFVDTELKGRDGATVQVKSSLQILKESAFEQSFDEWCAVAGLEAADVAQVARELTSHGKQAVVDVHRGAAQHTNGFYNVLAWMSVNMLLGNFDWKGGACLASTYGYDGAKGGPYDLAKVPGKLTTFGVSSIRHDVAYDKTTLFAGYPARRNWYPLASDVYEEIIPSIGDAYPYPVKALFLYMGAPTYALPAGHTNIAVLADVEKLPLFFCSDILIGTTSMYADYIFPDLSFLERWEFQGSHPNMPNKVQPVRQPAIAPVPETVRVYGQEAPISFETLLMGLAEQLGLKGFGPGALGEGRDYLRPEDFYLKGVANIALGSEPGKEVPDADDRELEIFLKARRHLPPTVFDEGLWRKAAGEEHWRKVVYVLNRGGRYESHEKGYDGDHLAHPYGMLLNLYQEKTASQKYAGTGKPCSGIARHLPQLTYDGRTLDEMGRGHDLHLITHRFISHTKSRTVAAYWLHPLMEENGILMNSRDARRLGLANGDQVKVVSSTNANGQWDFNNGRSRTMSGRLQVTEAIRPGVVSFVLGFGHWATGAEDVVVNGEVVKGDARRRRGIHANAAMWTDPSLRHNTCLVDPVGGSVSFYDTKVSILKA